tattttttcaaacaaaaattcgaaataaaactcatattctaaatatgcaaaataaccATAATAcgaagaatattctaaaacgaacctaattcaaatattttttggattgcAAATCGACTTAAACCACACGACAACAAATTAgagcaagataagattgatattcaAAAATTGACGAATTATATCTCGCACAAAAAATCGGAttagtcaattttaaataaactgTGAATCAAATTGAGTGTAAGATcagattgatgatttttcaagtgATTGCGAATCGGATTTCGGGCTCGAAAATCAGACTTgttaatccctaatttaagaGGTTACTCTAATTCAAGAATATTTCaagtaaagaaacaaaaaacaaaataaaaaataaaaataaaaaacactacctaattttgaattttccaaaatccaACTTAATCAACGCCGCTCCACACGGACCGGCGTGGTTCGGCAAAGGCTGCTATGGTGGTAGGTCGCCAAGGGCTCCGGTGAGGGTGATGGGCAcggtcgccggagctccggtGAGGACCGGCGGCGGGCGGAGATACGGACGGGAACAGCGACGCGGAGCGGAGCAGCAGCGGCACTCGGGCGGAGCAGCAGTGACGCTCGGGCGGAGGACTCGGGCAGCAGGGCCGGCAGAGCAGAGGCGGAGGCTCGGCGTCCGGTTAGGGACCTGCTGGCGTCGCTTGGTTGCTGGGTCGAAGAGGGTTCGAGCGGCGTGTAGGGGCGACGGCGGGGCGGCGAAGGGACAGCAGCAACGAACGGAGCAGGAGCAGCGTCGGGTCgtcggagcagaggcggaggcgcgCGATGCAGGGGCGTCACGGGCAGAAGCGCTGCAGGGGGCGTCGGGCAGAAACGCTGCAGGAACGTCGGGCGCTGGGCTGAGCAGAGGCGGACCACCGGCGAAGGCTGAGGCGGCGTTGGGTCGCGCGGCGGTGGCGATGGTGGCAGGGCTGACGGAGGCGAGTCGCGGCAGGAGCAGCGTCTGGAGTCGAGCAGGGGTGTCGCGGGTCAGCAGCAGCGACCGGCGAGGGAACGGTGGCTTCGCGGGGGACGAGCAGCCGAGGGCGTGGCTGGTGCAGGCGCGGTGGGCTTCGGCTCGGTTGCAGCGAGCGTCGGCGAGCGAGATCGGCGCGGCTGCAGCAGACGTCGGCGAGGCGGACGGAGCTGCGCTCGCGGCTGTGGAGTTGCAGGGGACGGGCTGCAGGCGTCGCGGACGGGCGTGCGATGGCGCGGGTGCTCGGGCGGAGGCAAGGTTGTCGCAGGCGGAGACGGGGCGGAGCTTCGGACGGGCGGCAACGCCGTGCGGCAGCCGGCGTAGCAGAGGCTTCGAGCGACTGGGGGCAGAGCGCAGcgacggagaagatgaacagcaactcctataattttatttttttttcttttttcctttctgctgCACAAGTCCCTATCACGTCTCTTCTCActgctgtctctctctctctccaggtctttcctttttccccaaAAAGAAGACCAACgaaagcttttcttttctttttgagtttctttttctttttccccaagAACGAAGAGAAGCCCTTTTGAACgaattttttctccttttgtgtTGAATTTTGAGCTCACAACCGAGAAAAACCCTGAAAAATAGAACCcggccgtatattcaatgtgtggtCTCCCTCTCTTCTGTGGTGTAGcatcctatttataggcgaatgGATTAGGGTTTTAAATCAATATtcacaaagattttttttttccgaacaTAATCTTTGTTTTCGATACGATTCAAGAttgcaattttctcaaatttcaaatcctgTAAAGATAAGCTCGTAATATTTTTTGTCACACTTGTCCTATCCGAAGATATTGAAAAAAATCTCCAACATATtcggaaaatttcaaatctctatttttcatgagataattttcaatcattaaaaaacGGGTTTTGGCCAAtttgctcgcttcgtgggcttaatccagccattttgtcaattaaaagCTTAGAACCACCAATTCAAACCCATTCGTCACTgctcaatgcaaatgcaataataataaataaacgtatctaaaattatatgctatgtaattaatttatttttttgtaggggttaaaattaatccctaattttttaatgtggtaaataaataactagatcgccaaaatttaggtatcaacaggttcgaaataataaaatagtcCTTGATGAAGCATTGTGACTCTACAAGGACGCAAAAAGTAGAGATGATATTTGATACACAGTTTTTGGTTTGCAGGGGCGCTGAAACTTGGATTGCTTCACaacctaattcaattttttgtaattagTTGCCCTTCTACAGCCCTATGAGTTGATGGCAACTCTAtcatctcaaaagaaaaaggaagagaggaaagaataaAATACAGAAAGTGTCAAGTCAATACAAAGATAACACGTGAATTGTGGAAATCGCGTTTCGTTTGACGCGTTGGTTTAGTGTCTTGCTTTGCTTTTTAAATGCCGTAGTCCAAAGAATATGGCAATGACAAGCTAAGCAACATTGACACGCGAcaccaccgcccgcggtggccgcgCTGGATAAGAGCTTAGTACCTACCAGGCGACCCCAGGTTATGGGGAGGAGTTTGAAACCCAGCGTGCGCCGGGTATTTCAATGTACAGCTGCGTGATTCACTTGTGGCTGGGCTAGCGGTGGGGGCCCAATTCAccccagggtttactccgcCGCGAAGCGGCGTGCGGGGGTTCCCTgggttaacaaaaaaaaaaaaaaaaacattgacacgtgacacgacacgacacgtcgacgcattatttctcaaaaatagaaaattttgacacgttgggacacgttgtacattaaatgaatatttttatttttaattaatttgattcaaatttataaataattaattaattaaaaaaagagcctacaatgaatttatactaataatattaataaattaacaaaatttattgATGAAGCTAATGACTAACAATAAattagaatcaacttatttaaataaatccatgatcTTCTACAATGGccaaaatttatcatcattcaacatttaatacttttatttttcaaaattacttttaatttcatttaattatttttttgattaaataaaaagtcCCCTCAGGGGTCCACCCCAACCCCCACTTCATTTTTTCCCTCATCTCTTTACCCTGCccctaaatttttttcacttttctttctctccccacCTCGTGACACCCcgaatttttttcacttttctttcccttacccATCTTCTGACAGGCTATCACTTACCCCTCCCTCCAACATGCCAAGTccctttttttatccttttagtttccttctcaaaaccctagcagcaccctccttctcctcctcctcgccacatgaccccttcctctcctcttcctctcgatctttGCTTACTCTCAATCCTCATCACAATCATTCACTGCCTTGCCTCCAGCCCTTCCTCCCTCGCAGCTGCAGCCTCGTCACTGATCCATCGCAGCATCACAGAGTGGCGACCCTTGCCTTAgtctttgctctttttttttctttttttttcacttttctttccctcccccaccTCGTGACACCCCCAAATTTtgttcacttttctttccctcccccaccTACTGACacccctaaattttttttcacttttctttcccttacccATCTCCTGACAGGCTATCACTTACCCCTCCCTCCAACATGCCaagtctctttttcttttcttttttcacttttctttccctcccctaCCTCGTGAcacccccaattttttttttcacttttctttccctccccacctcttgacaccatgaatttttttttcacttttctttcccttacccATCTCCTGACAGGCTATCACTTACTCCTCCCTCCAACATGCCAAGTccctttttttatccttttagtttccttctcaaaaccctagtagcaccctccttctcctcctcctcgccacatgacccccttcctctcctcttcctcttgatcttTGCTTACTCTCAATCCTCATCACAATCATTCACTGCCTTGCCTCCAGCCCTTCCTCCCTCGCAGCTGCAGCCTCGTCACTGATCCATCGCAGCATCACAGAGTGGTGACCCTTGCCTTAGtgtttgctctttttttttctttttcacttttctttccctcccccaccTCGTGACACCCCCAAATTTtgttcacttttctttccctcccccaccTCCTGACacccctaaattttttttcacttttctttcccttacccATCTCCTGACAGGCTATCACTTACCCCTCCCTCCAACATGCCAagtctcttttcttcttttttttcacttttctttccctcccctaCCTCGTGAcacccccaattttttttcacttttctttccctcccccacctcttgacaccatgaattttttttcacttttctttcccttacccATCTCCTGACAGGCTATCACTTACTCCTCCCTCCAACATGCCAAGTccctttttttatccttttagtTTCCTTCTCAAAACTCTAGCAGtgccctccttctcctcctcctcgccgcatgacccccttcctctcctcttcctcttgatctctGCTTGCTCTGTATCCTCATCATAATCATTCACTACCTCGCCTCCAGCCTTTCCTCCCTCGCAGCTGCAACCTCATCGTTGATCCATCATAGCATCACAgagtggcggccctcgcctcagTCTCTGCTCTTTCTCTtaccgtctctcgccgtcgttGGCTCACCAGCCTCGTCTTtgctccctcgccctcgcctccaccctccatcgtctTTCGAACACGCGTGTTGGAACGCGACTAGAAAAGTTGACCAcatgtcgaaaaatccgacacgtgatCAACGCATGTTGAACACGACACAAAAGCACGTGTAACGTGTCCATGCTTCATAAATGACAAGTGACTAGAGCTGCAACATGATGAGCATAATCTGCAACATGTCCTTAGTTGTACTGATTGTTATAGCTTTCTCCTACTacaattcaattcttgcaacaCCAGCAGCTTCTAAACAATCAGAGGCAAGTGCGCTTCTCTATAGCGGGTGGTGGTCTCCCTCCGTCACCGACAACACTACCTTACCTCATTGCGCATGGCCCGGGGTATTGTGCGACGCCTCTGGGAGCGTCAACGGGATTCGCTTGCCACATGGGTACCAAATAGGAGGTAATTTCAGCAACATGAACTTATCTCTACTTCCGAGACTCACCTCTCTTAATCTCTCTTCTAACGGACTAGCTGGCAAAATCCCCCTTCAAATATGTACTCTGTCGAGGCTAACTTACCTTGACTTGTCCTTCAATTCTCTCATTGGCAAGTTGCCTCCATGTGTCCAAAATCTCACTAGGCTTCAAGATCTTAGGATCAGTTATAATCACATCAATGGCTCTATCCCTCCTGAGTTGGGAAATTTGGAGAGATTGACCAACTTGGATCTCAAGGACAATTCTCTCACTGGTCCCATTCCATCCTCTATAGGGAATTTGACAAGCTTGACTTATCTCTATTTGCAACAAAACAAACTTAGTGGATCTATTCCTCTAGAAATAGGGAATTTAACAAGCTTAACTGATCTCTATTTGCAAAAAAACCAACTTAGCGGATCTATTCCCCTTCAAATGTGTACTCTGTCGAGGCTAACTCACCTTGACTTGTCCTTCAATTCTCTCACTGGCGAGTTGCCTCCATGTATCCAAAACCTCACTAGGCTTCAAGTTCTTAGGATCAGTTATAATCACATCAATGGCTCTATCCCtcctaagttgggaaatttggaGAGATTGACCAACTTGGATCTCAAGAACAATTCTCTCACTGGTCCCATTCCGTCCTCTATAGGGAATTTGACAAGCTTGGCTTATCTCTATTTGCAACGAAACAAACTTAGTGGATCTATTCCTctggaaatagggaatttgacaaGCTTGACTGATCTCTATTTGCAAAAAAACCAACTCAGTGGATCTATTCCCCTTCAAATGTGTACTCTATCGAGGCTAACTCACCTTGACTTGTCCTTCAATTCTCTCACTAGCGAGTTGCCTCCATGTATCCAAAACCTCACTAGGCTTCAAGTTCTTAGGATCAGTTATAATCACATCAATGGCTCTATCCCTCCTGAGTTGGGAAATTTGGAGAGATTGACCAACTTGGATCTCAAGAACAATTCTCTCACTGGTCCCATTCCGTCCTCTATAGGGAATTTGACAAGCTTGGCTTATCTCTATTTGCAACGAAACAAACTTAGTGGATCTATTCCTctgaaatagggaatttgacaaGCTTAATTGATCTCTATTTGCAAAAAAACCAACTTAGTGGATCTATTCCCCTTCAAATGTGTACTCTGTCGAGGCTAACTCACCTTGACTTGTCCTTCAATTCTCTCACTGGCGAGTTGCCTCCATGTATCCAAAACCTCACTAGGCTTC
Above is a window of Eucalyptus grandis isolate ANBG69807.140 chromosome 9, ASM1654582v1, whole genome shotgun sequence DNA encoding:
- the LOC120288260 gene encoding probable leucine-rich repeat receptor-like protein kinase At1g35710, translated to MMSIICNMSLVVLIVIAFSYYNSILATPAASKQSEASALLYSGWWSPSVTDNTTLPHCAWPGVLCDASGSVNGIRLPHGYQIGGNFSNMNLSLLPRLTSLNLSSNGLAGKIPLQICTLSRLTYLDLSFNSLIGKLPPCVQNLTRLQDLRISYNHINGSIPPELGNLERLTNLDLKDNSLTGPIPSSIGNLTSLTYLYLQQNKLSGSIPLEIGNLTSLTDLYLQKNQLSGSIPLQMCTLSRLTHLDLSFNSLTGELPPCIQNLTRLQVLRISYNHINGSIPPKLGNLERLTNLDLKNNSLTGPIPSSIGNLTSLAYLYLQRNKLSGSIPLEIGNLTSLTDLYLQKNQLSGSIPLQMCTLSRLTHLDLSFNSLTSELPPCIQNLTRLQVLRISYNHINGSIPPELGNLERLTNLDLKNNSLTGPIPSSIGNLTSLAYLYLQRNKLSGSIPLK
- the LOC120288259 gene encoding uncharacterized protein LOC120288259, translating into MGTVAGAPVRTGGGRRYGREQRRGAEQQRHSGGAAVTLGRRTRAAGPAEQRRRLGVRLGTCWRRLVAGSKRVRAACRGDGGAAKGQQQRTEQEQRRVVGAEAEARDAGASRAEALQGASGRNAAGTSGAGLSRGGPPAKAEAALGRAAVAMVAGLTEASRGRSSVWSRAGVSRVSSSDRRGNGGFAGDEQPRAWLVQARWASARLQRASASEIGAAAADVGEADGAALAAVELQGTGCRRRGRACDGAGARAEGR